One segment of Paenibacillus rhizovicinus DNA contains the following:
- a CDS encoding carbohydrate ABC transporter permease, whose amino-acid sequence MTTTAIHPRPESRISSRQLGSRIGYGVLYGVLGLTAVLQVLPIIWLLLFSLKNNQEIFNLSPFALPKQLHWSNYATVWSQGNIGRYFLNSIWITTVSVVLTILFANFVTFAMTRMQWKLHKAALGLFMIALMIPVHSTLIPLFSMFQKVHLTDSQWSIVLSYMAFNLPLTIMILIGFYYSLPREVEEAAIMDGCSVNRMFFRIILPMTVSVSVTAAIINMIYNWNEFIFVNTFLSSEGKKTLTVGIQNFVGQYTTNWGAIGATLMISILPILVIFFLLSNRIVEGIAAGSVKG is encoded by the coding sequence ATGACTACAACAGCGATTCATCCTCGTCCCGAATCGAGAATCTCGTCCCGGCAGCTAGGCAGCCGAATCGGTTACGGCGTCTTATACGGCGTGCTGGGATTGACGGCGGTGCTGCAGGTGCTGCCGATCATCTGGCTGCTGCTGTTCTCGCTGAAGAACAACCAGGAAATTTTCAATCTATCGCCGTTTGCCCTTCCGAAGCAGCTGCATTGGAGCAACTATGCCACGGTATGGTCGCAGGGAAACATCGGACGGTATTTTCTGAACAGCATCTGGATTACGACGGTTTCGGTCGTGCTTACGATTTTGTTCGCTAATTTCGTAACCTTCGCGATGACGCGGATGCAGTGGAAATTGCATAAGGCCGCGCTTGGTTTGTTCATGATCGCGCTCATGATTCCCGTGCATTCTACGCTCATTCCGCTCTTCAGCATGTTCCAGAAAGTCCATTTGACCGACTCGCAATGGAGCATCGTCTTGTCGTACATGGCGTTCAATCTGCCGCTGACGATCATGATTCTGATCGGCTTCTACTATTCGCTTCCGCGAGAGGTGGAAGAGGCAGCGATTATGGACGGGTGCAGCGTGAACCGGATGTTCTTCCGCATCATTCTGCCGATGACCGTTTCCGTAAGTGTTACTGCAGCCATCATCAATATGATTTATAATTGGAATGAGTTTATTTTCGTCAATACATTTCTGAGCTCGGAAGGCAAGAAGACGCTGACGGTCGGCATCCAGAACTTCGTTGGCCAGTATACGACGAACTGGGGCGCGATCGGAGCGACGCTGATGATCAGCATTCTGCCGATCCTCGTCATCTTCTTCCTGCTCAGCAACCGGATCGTGGAAGGTATCGCGGCCGGATCCGTGAAAGGCTGA
- a CDS encoding glycoside hydrolase family 127 protein: protein MNRIISSQSGRSAVRIDDEFWNRFIELVRGTVIPYQWEALNDSIPEAEPSYAIRNFRIAAGMEEGAFGGMVFQDSDVAKWLEAVGFSLAQHPDAELERTADGVIELIAMAQHEDGYLNTYFTIKAPGERWTNLYEAHELYCAGHMMEAAVAYYYATGKSKLLDVMRKFADHIASVFGPEPDQLRGYDGHQEIELALVKLYEATGEERYMELARFFIDERGAEPNFLVEETKRRDGRSIWTDRKLEPPTLLQLAYNQAHRPVREQDTAVGHAVRAVYMYTAMADLARVTEDRELRDACRRLWNNMTRKQMYITGGIGSTHHGEAFSFDYDLPNDTVYAETCASIGLIFFARRMLLLEAKSEYADVMERALYNNVIGSMSQDGKHYFYVNPLEVWPEASERNPGRHHVKATRQKWFGCSCCPPNVARLLSSLNDYVYTSSAEANTIYAHLFIGGEARFTLAAGEVALQQQSLLPWESDTRFTFTAVPESVFTMALRIPSWCGGSAALRLNGVPMDYETRNGYAIVSRTWSQGDCLEWAPELRAQLTAAHPSIRADAGKAAIERGPLVFCLEETDNGQPLASLSIARDAELQVRFDAELLGGTVVIEADGYADDAAAWQEDAPPYRPMAQQPASRAVRLRAVPYYLWGNRETGEMTVWLRTQ, encoded by the coding sequence ATGAATCGTATAATCAGCAGTCAGTCTGGCCGCAGTGCGGTGCGTATCGACGATGAATTTTGGAACCGCTTTATCGAGCTTGTTCGGGGAACGGTGATTCCCTATCAATGGGAGGCGCTGAACGACAGCATACCGGAGGCCGAACCGAGCTATGCGATTCGAAATTTCCGCATTGCGGCGGGGATGGAAGAAGGCGCCTTCGGCGGCATGGTGTTCCAGGACAGCGACGTGGCGAAGTGGCTGGAAGCCGTCGGCTTCTCGCTTGCGCAGCATCCGGATGCCGAGCTGGAACGAACCGCGGACGGGGTCATCGAACTGATCGCGATGGCGCAGCACGAGGACGGCTATCTGAATACGTATTTTACGATCAAAGCGCCGGGCGAGCGGTGGACGAATCTCTATGAAGCGCATGAGCTGTACTGCGCCGGCCATATGATGGAAGCGGCGGTCGCCTATTATTACGCAACGGGCAAAAGCAAGCTGCTGGACGTCATGCGCAAATTCGCCGACCATATCGCGTCCGTATTCGGGCCGGAGCCGGACCAGCTTCGGGGCTACGACGGCCATCAGGAGATCGAGCTCGCGCTGGTGAAGCTGTATGAGGCAACGGGCGAGGAGCGCTACATGGAGCTGGCGCGATTCTTCATCGACGAGCGCGGGGCGGAGCCGAATTTTCTGGTCGAGGAAACCAAGCGGAGAGACGGCCGCAGCATCTGGACCGACCGGAAGCTGGAGCCCCCGACGCTCTTGCAGCTGGCGTACAACCAGGCGCACCGGCCGGTCCGGGAGCAGGATACCGCAGTCGGGCATGCCGTTCGGGCCGTATATATGTACACGGCGATGGCCGACCTTGCCAGAGTGACGGAAGACCGCGAACTGCGCGATGCATGCCGGCGGCTGTGGAACAACATGACGCGGAAGCAGATGTACATCACGGGCGGCATCGGCTCGACCCATCACGGCGAAGCGTTCTCGTTCGATTATGATTTGCCCAACGATACGGTGTATGCCGAAACCTGCGCCTCGATTGGGTTGATCTTCTTCGCCCGGCGTATGCTGCTGCTGGAAGCCAAGAGCGAATACGCGGATGTGATGGAGCGGGCGCTGTACAACAACGTGATCGGAAGCATGTCTCAAGACGGCAAGCATTACTTCTACGTGAATCCGCTGGAGGTATGGCCCGAAGCTTCCGAGCGCAATCCCGGGCGACATCATGTGAAGGCGACCCGTCAGAAATGGTTCGGCTGCTCCTGCTGTCCGCCGAACGTGGCTCGGCTGCTCAGCTCCTTGAACGATTACGTCTATACGTCGTCGGCGGAAGCGAACACGATATACGCGCATCTGTTCATCGGCGGCGAGGCGCGGTTTACGCTGGCTGCAGGCGAGGTTGCGCTGCAGCAGCAATCGCTTCTGCCATGGGAAAGCGATACGCGATTCACGTTTACCGCGGTGCCGGAATCCGTATTCACGATGGCGCTTCGCATTCCGTCCTGGTGCGGCGGGAGCGCCGCGCTTCGCTTGAATGGCGTCCCGATGGACTATGAGACGCGGAACGGTTATGCGATCGTAAGCAGAACCTGGTCGCAGGGCGATTGCTTGGAATGGGCGCCGGAGCTGCGCGCGCAGCTAACGGCCGCGCATCCGAGCATCCGGGCCGATGCGGGCAAAGCCGCCATCGAGCGCGGCCCGCTCGTGTTCTGCTTGGAGGAAACGGATAACGGTCAGCCGTTGGCCTCGTTGTCGATTGCGCGGGATGCCGAGCTGCAAGTCCGCTTCGACGCCGAATTGCTCGGCGGCACGGTTGTAATCGAAGCCGACGGCTATGCCGATGATGCGGCCGCTTGGCAGGAGGACGCGCCGCCGTATCGTCCGATGGCGCAGCAGCCGGCTTCGCGGGCGGTGCGCCTGCGCGCTGTGCCGTATTACTTGTGGGGCAATCGGGAGACGGGCGAAATGACCGTCTGGCTTCGCACGCAATAA
- a CDS encoding right-handed parallel beta-helix repeat-containing protein, giving the protein MSTRLKSIRMNKRVAVTATIAVLVLLTIIIVMVITSNAANTTYYVSAAGSDSNNGTSSSAPWKTLSKVSGAAFGAGDKILFRSGDSWSGQLMINDSGTSAKPVTVGAYDKGSKPLINGGGNSAAVLIDGASYVTVDGLAVTNYDGANVTDGVEGNRDGIKISGISSNITIRNNEIYNVEGFSNHEATGSPRGTSLAAHDNNMYMVGAIYQNGTPANNYLIENNYIHDNTVNGVLTTQVGTGLIIRGNTVNNGGADGIEYWNATSPLIEYNSVTNVGNNSGASDQTDGVIGYHGYAVAGIWGIIDTDQVVQYNYVANTNRIVWDGQPWDFDNDTVGGVYQYNFSRDNEGGFVLGGKPDQILRYNISYNDGSEQAYTAQGFFNANSQYYNNVFYQDNGAGFSKAKLTEGTFKNNIFYTNASDSTATDYESGGPTFSNNGFGGTQTALNTGTAPVMGDPLFVNPSSVGNSIKSVDGFKLQKGSPMINAGTSIPDNGGKDYWGNALYNGKPDIGAYEAP; this is encoded by the coding sequence ATGTCAACCCGATTGAAAAGCATCCGGATGAACAAACGCGTTGCGGTTACCGCAACGATTGCCGTGCTTGTGCTGTTAACGATAATAATCGTCATGGTCATCACTTCCAATGCGGCCAATACGACGTACTACGTCAGTGCGGCCGGCAGCGACAGCAATAACGGAACGAGCAGCTCCGCGCCATGGAAGACCCTGTCCAAAGTAAGCGGAGCGGCATTCGGCGCTGGAGACAAGATCCTGTTTCGCTCCGGCGATTCCTGGTCCGGCCAGCTGATGATCAACGACAGCGGGACAAGCGCTAAACCCGTCACGGTCGGCGCATACGACAAGGGCAGCAAGCCGCTCATTAACGGCGGCGGCAACAGCGCGGCCGTCTTGATTGACGGGGCGAGCTACGTGACGGTCGACGGACTTGCGGTCACGAACTACGATGGCGCGAATGTGACCGACGGCGTCGAAGGCAACCGGGACGGCATCAAAATCAGCGGCATATCCAGCAATATCACGATTCGCAACAACGAGATTTACAACGTCGAAGGATTCAGCAACCACGAAGCCACCGGTTCGCCGCGCGGCACTTCGCTCGCCGCGCACGACAACAACATGTATATGGTCGGCGCGATCTATCAGAACGGCACGCCGGCGAATAACTATCTCATCGAGAACAATTACATCCACGACAACACGGTCAACGGCGTCCTGACGACGCAGGTGGGAACCGGACTTATTATTCGCGGCAATACGGTCAACAACGGAGGAGCGGACGGCATCGAATACTGGAACGCCACATCGCCGCTCATCGAGTACAACTCCGTCACGAACGTGGGCAACAACAGCGGAGCCAGTGACCAGACGGACGGCGTCATCGGCTATCACGGCTACGCGGTAGCCGGCATTTGGGGCATCATCGACACCGATCAGGTCGTGCAGTACAACTACGTCGCCAATACGAACCGCATCGTGTGGGACGGCCAGCCGTGGGATTTCGACAACGATACCGTCGGGGGCGTATATCAGTACAACTTCAGCCGCGACAACGAAGGCGGATTCGTGCTCGGGGGCAAACCCGACCAGATTTTGCGGTACAACATCAGCTACAACGACGGCAGCGAGCAGGCGTATACGGCCCAAGGCTTCTTCAATGCCAATTCGCAATACTACAACAACGTCTTCTACCAGGATAACGGCGCGGGTTTCAGCAAGGCCAAACTGACGGAAGGAACGTTCAAAAACAACATTTTCTACACGAACGCCAGCGATTCCACCGCTACCGACTATGAATCCGGCGGTCCGACGTTCTCGAACAACGGTTTCGGAGGCACGCAAACCGCATTGAACACGGGAACGGCTCCGGTGATGGGCGATCCGCTGTTCGTCAATCCGTCGAGCGTCGGTAATTCGATTAAGTCCGTCGACGGGTTCAAGCTGCAGAAGGGTTCGCCTATGATTAACGCGGGCACTTCGATTCCCGATAATGGCGGCAAGGATTATTGGGGCAATGCGCTGTACAACGGCAAGCCGGATATCGGCGCCTACGAGGCGCCGTGA
- a CDS encoding glycoside hydrolase family 43 protein yields MSNSAKPAAPNEPIVTHIYTADPSAHVFEGKLYIYPSHDIDHDGPTNDNGDQYAMEDYHVLSLDDVNAPCVDHGEALHIRDVPWASKQMWAPDAAFKNDTYYLYFPARDKDGVFRIGVASGTSPAGPFKAEENYIPGSYSIDPAVYVDEDNRAYMYFGGLWGGQLEKWQTGEFKPDVTEGPDASAPAIGPLVAEMSDDMLTFKSAPAEISIVDEDGNPIVAGDEDRRYFEGPWMHKYKGLYYLSYSTGTTHKLVYAVSENPQGPFVYKGTILTPVLGWTTHHSIVEFQDKWYLFYHDASLSGGVDHKRSVKFTELHYNEDGTIRTIDPYPEK; encoded by the coding sequence ATGTCCAATTCCGCCAAACCTGCCGCACCGAACGAGCCGATCGTCACACACATCTACACCGCTGACCCGTCCGCGCATGTATTTGAAGGGAAGCTCTACATTTATCCTTCGCATGACATCGATCATGACGGGCCGACGAACGATAACGGCGACCAGTACGCGATGGAAGATTATCATGTATTATCGCTTGATGACGTGAATGCGCCTTGCGTGGATCACGGCGAAGCGCTTCATATCCGCGACGTCCCTTGGGCATCGAAGCAAATGTGGGCGCCGGACGCCGCCTTCAAGAACGATACGTACTATCTGTATTTCCCGGCAAGAGACAAGGACGGCGTCTTCCGTATCGGAGTTGCTTCGGGTACAAGCCCGGCCGGTCCTTTCAAAGCGGAAGAGAACTACATCCCCGGCAGCTATAGCATCGATCCGGCCGTATATGTCGATGAAGACAACCGGGCGTACATGTATTTCGGCGGTCTATGGGGCGGACAGTTGGAGAAATGGCAGACCGGCGAGTTCAAGCCAGACGTAACCGAAGGCCCGGATGCATCGGCACCGGCGATCGGACCGCTTGTCGCGGAGATGAGCGACGATATGCTGACGTTCAAATCGGCGCCGGCGGAAATTTCGATCGTGGACGAGGACGGCAATCCGATCGTCGCGGGCGACGAAGACCGCCGCTATTTCGAAGGTCCTTGGATGCATAAATATAAAGGTTTGTATTACCTGTCTTACTCCACGGGCACGACGCATAAGCTCGTCTATGCGGTGAGCGAGAATCCGCAAGGCCCGTTCGTGTACAAAGGGACGATTCTGACGCCCGTCCTCGGATGGACGACGCACCATTCCATCGTGGAATTCCAGGACAAATGGTATCTGTTCTACCACGACGCTTCCTTGTCCGGCGGCGTCGACCATAAGCGCAGCGTGAAATTCACGGAGCTTCATTATAATGAGGACGGGACGATCCGGACGATCGATCCGTATCCGGAGAAATAA
- a CDS encoding beta strand repeat-containing protein — protein sequence MPMRFNRNRMNKGLSISTTMAMLVSLFTGTIVTAGTASAANTTYYVSAAGSDSNNGTSSTTPWKTLSKVSGAAFGAGDKILFRSGDSWSGQLLINDSGASGNPVTVGAYNTGSKPLINGGGNSAAILIDGASYVTVDGVAVTNYDGANVTDGVEGNRDGIKINGASSNITIRNNEIYNVEGFSNHSATGSPRGTSLDASANNMYMVGAIYQTGTPANNYLIENNYIHDNTVNGVLTTQVGTGLVIRSNTVNNGGADGIEYWNATSPLIEYNSVTNIGNNSGASAQTAGVIGYHGYAVAGIWGIVDTDQVVQYNYVANTNRIVWDGQAWDFDNQTVRGVYQYNFSRDNEGGFVLGGNTDQILRYNISYNDGSQQAYADQGFFNANSQYYNNVFYQNNGAGFSKSKLTAGSFKNNIFYTNASNTSYTNYQSGGPTFSNNGFGGTQSALNKGTASVTGDPLFVNPSSVGTSITSVDGFKLQSGSPMIDAGTSIASNGGKDYWGNTLYNGSPDIGAYEAPTGGTTPPPSGSDTHGGTWALKQLSTGTASGTGAYQTVSGVAASSTYVYNAWVKGAGQQGKLVVYDSSWNVLAESSIYTSTGTWTQVSTPSFSTGTNTSLNVQFIDTGTTAGTTYIDDAFLGISGGANKLTNAGFESGSTGWTMAAPYTIVQPPAPSNTHGGTWALKQLNTGTASGTGAYQAPTSIATSSTYVFKAWVRGAGQQGKLVVYDNSWNVIAESASYTASSTWTEISTPSFSTGTNTTLRVQFVDLGTTAGTTYLDDAFLGISGGTNKLTNPGFESGNTGWTMTGPYTIVQP from the coding sequence ATGCCAATGCGATTTAATCGGAACCGGATGAACAAGGGTTTATCGATTTCCACGACGATGGCCATGCTCGTATCGCTGTTCACGGGCACGATCGTCACGGCCGGCACGGCAAGCGCAGCCAATACGACATACTACGTCAGCGCGGCCGGCAGCGACAGCAATAACGGAACGAGCAGCACTACGCCATGGAAGACGCTGTCCAAAGTAAGCGGAGCGGCATTCGGCGCAGGCGACAAAATTTTATTCCGCTCCGGCGATTCCTGGTCCGGCCAGCTGCTGATCAACGACAGCGGCGCAAGCGGCAATCCCGTGACGGTCGGCGCCTACAACACCGGCAGCAAGCCGCTCATTAACGGCGGCGGCAACAGCGCGGCCATCCTGATAGACGGCGCGAGCTACGTGACGGTCGACGGAGTCGCGGTCACGAACTACGACGGCGCGAATGTGACCGACGGCGTCGAAGGCAACCGGGACGGCATCAAAATCAACGGCGCATCCAGCAATATTACGATTCGCAACAACGAGATTTACAACGTCGAAGGCTTCAGCAACCACTCGGCGACCGGCTCGCCGCGCGGCACTTCGCTGGACGCGAGCGCCAACAATATGTATATGGTCGGCGCGATCTATCAGACCGGCACCCCCGCGAACAATTACCTCATCGAGAACAACTACATTCACGACAACACGGTCAACGGCGTCCTGACGACGCAGGTGGGAACCGGGCTTGTCATTCGGAGCAACACGGTCAATAACGGCGGAGCGGACGGCATTGAATACTGGAACGCCACGTCGCCGCTCATCGAGTACAACTCCGTCACGAATATAGGCAACAACAGCGGAGCGAGCGCGCAGACGGCCGGCGTCATCGGCTATCACGGCTACGCGGTAGCCGGCATCTGGGGCATCGTCGACACCGACCAGGTCGTGCAGTACAACTATGTCGCCAATACGAACCGCATCGTGTGGGACGGCCAGGCATGGGACTTCGACAACCAGACCGTCCGCGGCGTCTACCAGTACAACTTCAGCCGCGACAACGAAGGCGGTTTCGTGCTCGGCGGCAATACCGACCAGATCTTGCGGTACAACATCAGCTATAACGACGGCAGCCAGCAGGCGTATGCGGACCAAGGCTTCTTCAATGCCAATTCGCAATACTACAACAACGTGTTCTACCAGAACAACGGCGCCGGATTCAGCAAGTCCAAGCTGACGGCAGGCTCGTTCAAAAACAATATTTTCTATACGAACGCGAGCAATACCAGCTATACCAACTATCAGTCCGGCGGGCCGACGTTCTCGAACAACGGCTTCGGCGGCACCCAATCCGCGCTGAACAAAGGAACGGCTTCCGTCACGGGCGATCCGCTCTTCGTCAATCCGTCCAGCGTGGGCACCTCGATTACTTCCGTCGACGGCTTCAAGCTGCAATCGGGCTCGCCGATGATTGACGCGGGAACCTCGATTGCCAGCAACGGCGGCAAAGATTATTGGGGCAATACGCTGTACAACGGCTCGCCGGATATCGGCGCGTACGAAGCGCCGACGGGCGGCACGACGCCTCCTCCGTCCGGAAGCGATACGCATGGCGGAACATGGGCGCTGAAACAGCTGAGTACGGGAACGGCTTCCGGCACGGGCGCTTACCAAACGGTCAGCGGCGTCGCGGCAAGCAGCACGTACGTCTACAATGCCTGGGTGAAAGGCGCCGGCCAGCAAGGCAAGCTGGTCGTCTACGACAGCTCGTGGAACGTGCTCGCCGAATCGTCCATTTACACATCAACCGGCACGTGGACGCAGGTCAGCACGCCGTCCTTCTCCACCGGCACGAATACGTCGCTGAACGTGCAGTTTATCGATACCGGCACGACGGCGGGCACGACGTATATCGACGACGCGTTCCTCGGGATATCCGGGGGCGCGAACAAGCTGACGAACGCCGGTTTCGAGAGCGGCAGCACCGGATGGACGATGGCGGCTCCGTATACGATCGTACAGCCGCCCGCGCCAAGCAATACGCATGGCGGAACATGGGCGCTGAAACAGCTGAACACCGGCACGGCGTCCGGAACGGGCGCGTATCAAGCGCCGACGAGTATCGCGACGAGCAGCACGTATGTGTTCAAGGCTTGGGTGCGAGGCGCTGGCCAGCAAGGCAAGCTGGTCGTCTATGACAACAGCTGGAACGTCATCGCGGAGTCGGCTTCTTACACGGCAAGCAGCACGTGGACCGAGATCAGCACGCCGTCGTTCAGCACGGGCACGAACACGACGCTCCGCGTCCAATTCGTTGACTTGGGCACGACGGCGGGCACGACGTACCTCGACGACGCGTTCCTCGGCATATCCGGGGGCACGAACAAGCTGACGAATCCCGGTTTCGAGAGCGGCAATACCGGCTGGACGATGACGGGGCCGTATACGATCGTTCAACCATAA
- a CDS encoding peptidyl-prolyl cis-trans isomerase — MKKQALRPNSANATAKTKANKAGRNAEKASRREAARQPHRKRRIYIWPGVAAVLLALILGLVAWRSPGGSPNPSDVIARVDGEPVSYGEFAHELTANRAVVIGYFKDKYGTEFSPDFWTTAVGGELPLDRVKRLALDASVRRKVQQIEARKHGLTADISYRTLLRTMKETNADREAKVKRNEVVYGPVTFDEQRFIDDSGQRLFQALRDELQPGFAITDAEISAYYEANKTQFELGDSRTIRAIEVVFADEQDRKQAIGSARSKLNDILAQLDGGAKFADVYDRLSADSASGLSVSERVYDYKTPRTESINHPVLMAAINKLAAGQTSGLVEDGLSIGIYACVDKSGIAAIPLNEAEPQIKKDLASTAYNRFVDELQRKAQVEIDDRNMAKVEMQ; from the coding sequence ATGAAGAAGCAGGCGCTCCGTCCAAACAGCGCGAACGCGACAGCGAAAACGAAGGCGAATAAAGCCGGCAGGAACGCGGAGAAGGCATCGCGAAGAGAAGCGGCGAGGCAGCCGCACCGCAAGCGCCGCATCTACATATGGCCTGGCGTCGCGGCGGTGCTGCTGGCGCTTATTCTTGGCCTAGTCGCGTGGCGCTCGCCGGGCGGCAGTCCGAATCCGTCCGACGTCATTGCCCGGGTCGACGGAGAACCGGTCAGCTACGGGGAGTTCGCGCACGAGCTGACCGCCAACCGGGCTGTCGTCATCGGTTATTTCAAGGATAAGTACGGCACGGAATTCTCGCCGGACTTCTGGACGACGGCGGTCGGCGGCGAGCTTCCGCTCGACCGTGTGAAGCGGCTCGCGCTGGATGCCAGCGTAAGGCGCAAGGTCCAGCAGATCGAGGCGCGGAAGCATGGCTTGACGGCGGATATCAGCTACCGGACGCTACTGCGGACGATGAAGGAGACGAATGCCGACCGGGAAGCCAAGGTGAAACGGAACGAAGTCGTCTACGGTCCGGTCACTTTCGACGAACAGCGGTTCATCGACGACAGCGGGCAGCGGTTATTCCAGGCGCTGCGGGACGAGCTTCAGCCCGGATTCGCGATCACGGACGCGGAGATATCGGCTTATTACGAGGCGAACAAAACGCAATTCGAGCTTGGCGACTCGCGCACGATCCGCGCCATCGAAGTCGTATTCGCCGATGAGCAGGATCGGAAGCAGGCCATCGGGTCGGCGCGCTCGAAATTGAACGATATCTTGGCGCAATTGGACGGGGGAGCGAAATTCGCTGACGTGTACGATCGGTTATCCGCCGATTCGGCAAGCGGGCTCTCCGTATCCGAGCGCGTCTACGACTATAAGACGCCGCGGACGGAATCGATTAATCATCCCGTTCTCATGGCGGCCATCAACAAGCTGGCCGCCGGTCAGACATCCGGCCTCGTCGAGGACGGACTGTCAATCGGCATATACGCTTGCGTCGATAAGAGCGGGATCGCGGCAATTCCGTTGAACGAAGCAGAGCCGCAGATCAAGAAAGATTTGGCGTCGACCGCATACAATCGGTTCGTTGACGAACTTCAGCGAAAGGCGCAAGTCGAAATCGACGACCGGAACATGGCGAAGGTCGAGATGCAATAA
- a CDS encoding DUF3502 domain-containing protein, which translates to MSKSLGFTFDPTSVQNEIAACNTVLTQYAIGLNSGGLDPDKYVPELNKKLKAAGIDTIIAEKQRQVDAWAPAG; encoded by the coding sequence TTGTCCAAATCGCTCGGCTTCACCTTCGATCCGACATCCGTGCAGAACGAGATTGCGGCCTGCAATACGGTGTTGACGCAATACGCGATCGGCCTGAACTCCGGAGGCCTCGATCCGGACAAATACGTGCCGGAGCTGAACAAGAAGCTGAAGGCGGCGGGCATCGATACGATCATTGCCGAGAAGCAGAGACAGGTCGACGCATGGGCGCCGGCAGGGTAA
- a CDS encoding carbohydrate ABC transporter permease, with protein sequence MNTVMSNKRIIALYVLPSLFLILAIIYIPIVLTGYYGLMDWNGMSKPDFIGLDNYKKLIHDSVFWHSTYHSLLFALLSTLCLVLYLAVALVLAGKIKGANLLRKIYLLPMLLSSVAIAQLWLKVYHPTNGILNALLEKFGVVNTPNWLADPHIVLYAIFIPILWQFAGFYILIYYAALKNIPTSLEEAARIDGATSLQVALRIKLPLISEVIKVTVVLAVVGSLKYFDLIYVMTDGGPNQSSEVMASYMYHKAFKEFDFGYGSAIGFFLLVICLVATWIIRRLTATKETIQYS encoded by the coding sequence ATGAATACGGTCATGTCGAACAAACGAATTATCGCCCTGTACGTCTTGCCGTCCTTGTTCTTGATTCTGGCGATCATCTATATTCCGATCGTGCTGACGGGATACTACGGATTAATGGATTGGAACGGCATGAGCAAGCCGGACTTTATCGGGCTCGACAATTACAAGAAACTCATTCACGACAGCGTCTTCTGGCACAGTACTTATCATTCGCTCTTATTCGCGCTGCTGTCCACGCTCTGTCTCGTTCTCTATCTAGCGGTAGCGCTCGTGCTTGCAGGCAAGATCAAAGGGGCGAATCTGCTTCGCAAAATCTATCTGCTTCCGATGCTGCTGTCTTCGGTCGCCATCGCCCAGCTGTGGCTGAAAGTGTATCACCCAACGAACGGCATCCTGAATGCATTGCTGGAGAAATTCGGCGTCGTGAATACGCCAAACTGGCTGGCCGATCCCCATATCGTGCTGTATGCCATCTTTATTCCGATTCTTTGGCAGTTTGCGGGCTTCTACATTCTCATTTACTACGCGGCGTTGAAAAATATCCCAACTTCTCTCGAGGAAGCAGCTCGAATCGATGGCGCCACCTCCTTGCAGGTCGCGCTGCGCATCAAGCTCCCGCTTATTTCGGAGGTCATCAAGGTGACCGTCGTGCTGGCGGTCGTCGGTTCGCTGAAATATTTCGACCTGATCTACGTCATGACGGACGGCGGGCCGAACCAATCGAGCGAAGTGATGGCATCCTATATGTATCACAAGGCTTTCAAGGAATTCGACTTCGGTTACGGCAGCGCGATCGGCTTCTTCCTGCTCGTCATCTGTCTGGTCGCTACCTGGATCATTCGGCGTCTGACGGCGACGAAAGAAACGATTCAATATTCATAA
- a CDS encoding AAA family ATPase yields MRKLIFFIGPAGAGKTTLAEAWVHRRGGAYLDMDTLLRPAAEALMTLAGRDPEDRDSPFYKAHCRDLGYRITMDAALQQLALGQDAVAVGPFTRETEDAAWLARELGRIGASAADVCVKTVVVQLPAEEDYLARIQARASTLDAWKLDNWAQFRASLRRRTIAWPLPPESVLEFDNSGPFTEAKLEELERFILGSRADSR; encoded by the coding sequence GTGCGAAAGTTAATTTTCTTCATCGGTCCTGCCGGAGCAGGAAAAACAACGCTGGCCGAAGCATGGGTCCATCGCCGCGGCGGCGCTTATCTGGATATGGACACGCTGCTGCGCCCGGCAGCCGAAGCCCTCATGACGCTCGCGGGACGGGATCCGGAGGATCGGGATTCGCCGTTCTACAAGGCGCACTGCCGCGACTTGGGCTACCGGATTACGATGGACGCCGCTCTTCAGCAGCTCGCGCTCGGCCAGGACGCCGTTGCGGTCGGCCCGTTTACGCGGGAAACGGAAGATGCGGCATGGCTGGCAAGAGAGCTTGGACGCATCGGCGCTTCGGCGGCGGACGTATGCGTGAAGACGGTCGTCGTTCAGCTGCCCGCGGAAGAAGACTATCTGGCGCGTATCCAAGCGCGGGCTTCGACGCTCGATGCGTGGAAGCTGGACAATTGGGCGCAATTCCGGGCGTCGCTCCGCCGCCGTACCATCGCATGGCCGCTGCCCCCCGAATCCGTGCTCGAATTCGACAATTCGGGCCCGTTCACGGAAGCGAAGCTGGAGGAGCTGGAACGGTTTATTCTTGGGAGCAGAGCGGATTCGCGCTGA